The segment CTCCAACGAGTCATGGCTGTAACCCAACAGGCCGCCTAGACGCCACGGGTCGGAGACCGACGCATCCACTCCCATTATAACGCCTGCGGTGCGGGTATCGATTCCGGCTGCATTTCCATTCCCTGACCAACGGTTGGACGACAGAAAACTGTTGGTCCAGACCGCTACATCATCCTTCCGCTGATCAAGATCCAAGGCCATTTGGTCAAGCACCGCGTCGCGTGCAAAACGGCTCTCCCACAGCAGAGCGCTTTTGAGCGAGGCATGAACCTCTCCGCTCAGTTGCGAGAAGGCACTGTTCGCAGTGGAGGAGTTCAGTGACAAGACCGCATCGTAAATCGAGTTTCCTGTTCCCAATGCTTCAACAGCAACCGCGGTTGCGCGACCGTTTGCCGTATCCGCGACATCTGAGAATTCTACGCTATTGCGGTCGAACTGCATGTCTATCATTGCAGCACCATAGGTCAACGTTGGCGTCAGGAAAGCAAAATCGCTTGAAACGCTGTCGAAGGCGCCCGTGATGCGGCTTGCGCTCAGGATGGTATAAGTGGTTGTCAGCCCGTAATTGCCACCCGCCGCTCTAATTTCAAGTGTTCCCCCCTGGATGGAGACTGTACCCGTCGCATCCACCCGGTCGGAGGCACCGTTGGCATCGATGTTGACCTGGTAGATTGACCCTGTGCGAAAGGTCACATCTCCGTCGACGGTGAGCGTTCCTATGTCTCGCCCAGGTGAAAGTACACCGCCTGCGTTGACGAAAAGCCCGCCAATGATGCCGCTGCCTGACAGAAGCCCGCCGTCATCGATGATGACGGCTCCAACGACGGTTCCATCATTGATCAGCGAACCGCCTGAAATCGTGGCCGTTCCATCAATTGTGCCGGTATTGGAAAAGGTGCCGCCAGTGTTTACGAGCGTGGCGATTGTTCCGTCGTTCGAGGCACTGCCAGAATTGGTAACCGTGCCTGCCACAGCGCCATTGTTGTTGATGAATTCGCCCGCCGCCTCATTATCGACGTCTGCCAATGTGGCATTGTTGACAACACGACCTCCGTTGATCGTTGTTGTACCCGTAACGGTACCGCCAGAATTGTTCGTGAAAGTACCGGCATCGTTTTGAAGCGCCGCGACGGTCCCCGCATTGGTAACCGTGCCTGAGTTTTTTATAGTGCCAGCGGTGGCTCCCGAGTTGTTGACGAATATTGCGGCGGCAGCAACGTCCGCATCGGTGATGACGAAGTTATTGGTGACGGTTCCGCCTGTGATTGTTGATTTGCCGGTAATCGTACCGCCTGCATTGTTGGTAAAATTTCCAGCCGTATTGGTCAGGCTATCAATAGTCCCGGCATTCGACGAATTGCCTGCATTGACGACGACACCGGCGGTGGCGCCGTTGGCATTGGTGAATGTTGCATCTGCTCCGACATCGACGTCGTGAAGGGTGGCGTTGTTCGTCACGCTGCCACCGGAAATATTGCTATCCCCCGTAACCACCCCGCCGGCATCATTGGTGAATGTACCGGCATCGTTCTGTAGGGAGGCAATGGTTCCCGCATTGACGACGGTGCCTGAATTTCTGATTGCGCCGGCTGTTGCACCGGTGTTGTTGATGAATGCCGCCGCGACATCGGCGTCGGTAACGACGAAATTGTTGGTGACGGTTCCACCCGAAACCGTCGTCTTTCCCGAAATCGTCCCGCCAGCATTATTGGTAAAATTTCCGGCGGTATTGGTCAGGCTCTCGACCTCTCCGGCGTTGGATGCCGTCCCGGCATTGGTAACTGCGCCCGTGGTTGCGCCGCTATTATTGACGAAGGTCCCTCCTTTGGAGATATCGACCTCATCTACAGTGCCGTTGTTGGACAATGCGGTCCCTGTCTCTACCATGGCACCACTGAGCGTACCGTTCACGGTGACGTTGCCGTTGTTGAGTGTCAACTGGCCGTTGAGGTCACCATCGATGGAAAGGCTACCGCCATCAAGGCTGACGTTGGAGTTCATCACTCCGCCCGCATTGACGCTAACGCTGCCTGCTGTGATCGTGGTGCCGTTCGTGGCGGTCAATGCACCTGTGTCGGTGATGGTGACGTTTCCTCCACCAACCTCCAGACGATTGACTGTCACGTCGTTGGTAACTTGTGGAGAGCCTGTATCGACATGCGCATCATCGCCTGCCCCGGGCGCCGAAGGGGACCAGTTCGATGCATTGCTGAATTCGTTGTCAGCATTTCCAGACCATGCTGATTGCGCGAAGCAATGCGCGGGCAACACGGTGGAGGCCAGTGCCGTGAACACACATAATCGGCGACGGAATGCTGGCAGCAATGGTTTCATCTCGATCGGCCAACGTTAGCGGACGCCCGTATACATCTACGGGACGGTTAACGATTGTTATCCGAGCTTGGTTAATGAAATCCTCCATCTTCCATCGGGAGATCATCTTCGATGATTTGGAGTGATCGGTCACGATGCACAACCGATCTGACGTAAGCAGCGTTAGGCTAGCCCTTGGATACTGTTTGTTTCTTCAGCCATTTTAGCACTTGGATTTCGCCTTCATCCATCCATTGAAGAAGGCGTTCACTCGTGGTTTTCAACTTAAGCACATCCCGAAGCGTACCCGCTTGGAAGTCTTCGAACACGGATGGATGTATATAGGAAGACCGACAGACCGATCGGGTATTGACCAGTTTCGCAGCGACTGCGTCGATCGCTGCATTGAGTTGGCGGGCCAACTCGCGCTTCGTCTTGGCGGCTTCGGCAGCAGCCAATGCATCAACTGCCATGCACGTTGCGCCCCATGTTCTGAACTGGCGTGAACTGAAATCGTCACCTGTCATCTCTCGGATATAAGCATTCACATCATGTGAGGAGATAGGTCTGCATCCACCTTGATCGCAAACGTATTGAAAGAGGTGTTGTCCTGGAAGTTCCTGTAGTTTTCGCACGACATTGGCGATCCGCCGGTCACTATGGGCAAGATTCCATTCCTTGCCGGATTTACCTTTGAACCGAAATTTGAGACTGCCGCCTTCGACGCTCACGTGACGACTGCGCAACGTGGTAAGGCCGAACGACTTGTTCGCCTCTGCATAGGCAGCGTTTCCTATCCTGATATAGAGGTTATCGAGCATCCACACGACCGTTGCCAGTGCCTTGTCGACATTGAGGCCACGCGAACGAAGGTCGATGTCGACCCGTTCGCGCAGGTCAGGAAGTCGGGACGCGAAATCGGCCAGCCGTTCGAACTTGGCCTTGCCTCGCTCGGCGTGCCAGTCTTTATGATAGCGGTATTGCCGACGACCCTTGGCATCCGTGCCGATTGCCTGCAGGTGTGAGAAGGGATTCGTCGAGATGACGACGTCTGTGTAGGCGGGCGGTATTGCCAGAGAGTTCAGGCGAGCAATCTCATCAGCCTGGGTAATCCGCCGCCCGTCTGGCCGGTAATAGAGGAAGCCTCTGGCACCCATCTTCCGGGTGATCCCGCTCTCCAAACCAGGACCGTAGACTAGCCCGGAGGTGAGTTTGGCCTCGGTGGCGTTTCCATCGATTTCGGTGACGATCTGGTTCATTCCCAAATAACTATAGAACGGCCTGCGTGTTCCATGATCAGGCTAATGCAGGTGAAGATCGGTGTTTCGCTTGCCGATGCAATGCCAACTGACCAACGACGGGCCCTTCTCAACGCATGCGACACGTCATGCCTTGGCCTTCGAGGGCGGCCTATATTTGAGCACGGATTTCCCGGCACGCCCGAAATTTGGACAAAATCAACAAAAACCACATTGGTTTTCTCGTGCATCGGTGCTGAATCAAAGCTTCAGCAGGATGGCATGCGAATTGCTTTGACTGATTTGACCGTTTTGTCGGTTCTGTGAATTTCTATAAGAAAAGGGGAACCTATGAGTTCAGAGATCAATCGCCGTCGCTTCCTGCAAGGAACCGTCGGGGCGGCCGCTGCCGCAGGCTTTATGCAGATGAACCCCG is part of the Agrobacterium vitis genome and harbors:
- a CDS encoding autotransporter domain-containing protein encodes the protein MTVNRLEVGGGNVTITDTGALTATNGTTITAGSVSVNAGGVMNSNVSLDGGSLSIDGDLNGQLTLNNGNVTVNGTLSGAMVETGTALSNNGTVDEVDISKGGTFVNNSGATTGAVTNAGTASNAGEVESLTNTAGNFTNNAGGTISGKTTVSGGTVTNNFVVTDADVAAAFINNTGATAGAIRNSGTVVNAGTIASLQNDAGTFTNDAGGVVTGDSNISGGSVTNNATLHDVDVGADATFTNANGATAGVVVNAGNSSNAGTIDSLTNTAGNFTNNAGGTITGKSTITGGTVTNNFVITDADVAAAAIFVNNSGATAGTIKNSGTVTNAGTVAALQNDAGTFTNNSGGTVTGTTTINGGRVVNNATLADVDNEAAGEFINNNGAVAGTVTNSGSASNDGTIATLVNTGGTFSNTGTIDGTATISGGSLINDGTVVGAVIIDDGGLLSGSGIIGGLFVNAGGVLSPGRDIGTLTVDGDVTFRTGSIYQVNIDANGASDRVDATGTVSIQGGTLEIRAAGGNYGLTTTYTILSASRITGAFDSVSSDFAFLTPTLTYGAAMIDMQFDRNSVEFSDVADTANGRATAVAVEALGTGNSIYDAVLSLNSSTANSAFSQLSGEVHASLKSALLWESRFARDAVLDQMALDLDQRKDDVAVWTNSFLSSNRWSGNGNAAGIDTRTAGVIMGVDASVSDPWRLGGLLGYSHDSLEQAKTESYHAGLYATGYIGPLNVIGGAIFSHNDASTLRDISFGTITSQLTADYASVTSQVFADLSWTHELDAIKLQPFANLAYVNLKTDAFRENGGDASLLAAKSSDEIATSTIGLRWSWRWPEDNLPVAVSGMLGWRHIEGDVSPYSSVAFSGGTPFVVEGVEMPRDALLAKLGVSARLSKSARLTFSYSGEFGKGLRSSAAQVNLAGSF
- a CDS encoding DNA topoisomerase IB is translated as MNQIVTEIDGNATEAKLTSGLVYGPGLESGITRKMGARGFLYYRPDGRRITQADEIARLNSLAIPPAYTDVVISTNPFSHLQAIGTDAKGRRQYRYHKDWHAERGKAKFERLADFASRLPDLRERVDIDLRSRGLNVDKALATVVWMLDNLYIRIGNAAYAEANKSFGLTTLRSRHVSVEGGSLKFRFKGKSGKEWNLAHSDRRIANVVRKLQELPGQHLFQYVCDQGGCRPISSHDVNAYIREMTGDDFSSRQFRTWGATCMAVDALAAAEAAKTKRELARQLNAAIDAVAAKLVNTRSVCRSSYIHPSVFEDFQAGTLRDVLKLKTTSERLLQWMDEGEIQVLKWLKKQTVSKG